A stretch of the Agelaius phoeniceus isolate bAgePho1 chromosome 1, bAgePho1.hap1, whole genome shotgun sequence genome encodes the following:
- the NPBWR1 gene encoding neuropeptides B/W receptor type 1 encodes MENSSLPEINSSCADCTGRGHGSLNMSTTPVSPRYYITVPVIYSVICAVGLTGNTAVIYVILKAPKMKTVTNIFILNLAIADELFTLVLPINIADYLLLQWPFGEFMCKLIISIDQYNIFSSIYFLTVMSIDRYLVVAATTKSRKVSYRTYRAAKIVSLCVWSFVTIIILPFAVFAKIHEEQGHSHCVFVFLHPESVWWKGSRIYTLILGFVIPVSTICTLYTTMLCRLRHVQLHCNAKALDKAKKKVTLMVVAILGVCLLCWTPFHLSTVVALIMDIPQTPLVIGISYFITSLSYANSCFNPFLYAFLDESFRRSFRRLIDRRATS; translated from the coding sequence ATGGAAAACTCCTCCCTCCCTGAAATCAATTCCTCATGTGCAGACTGCACTGGAAGAGGACATGGGAGTCTGAATATGTCCACTACTCCAGTAAGCCCCAGGTACTACATCACAGTGCCTGTCATCTACTCTGTCATCTGTGCCGTGGGACTGACAGGCAACACTGCTGTCATCTATGTCATTCTCAAAGCACCAAAGATGAAAACAGTAACCAACATCTTCATCCTCAACCTGGCCATTGCTGATGAACTCTTTACCCTGGTGCTGCCCATCAATATTGCTGACTACCTGCTCCTGCAGTGGCCCTTTGGAGAGTTCATGTGCAAGCTCATCATCTCCATAGACCAATACAACATTTTCTCCAGCATCTACTTCCTCACTGTCATGAGCATCGACCGCTACCTCGTTGTGGCAGCCACCACCAAGTCCAGGAAGGTGTCCTACCGTACCTACCGAGCAGCCAAGATTGTCAGCCTCTGTGTCTGGTCCTTTGTCACCATCATCATCCTGCCCTTCGCTGTCTTTGCCAAGATACACGAGGAGCAGGGGCACTCCCACTGCGTCTTCGTGTTCCTGCATCCCGAGAGCGTGTGGTGGAAAGGCAGTCGGATCTACACCCTTATTTTAGGCTTTGTCATCCCAGTGTCCACCATCTGTACCCTATACACCACCATGCTGTGCAGACTGAGACACGTGCAACTCCACTGCAATGCAAAAGCTCTGGacaaagccaaaaaaaaggTGACGCTGATGGTGGTTGCTATCCTGGGTgtgtgcctgctctgctggacGCCCTTTCACCTTAGCACAGTGGTGGCCCTAATCATGGACATCCCACAAACTCCCCTGGTCATTGGGATTTCCTATTTCATCACCAGCCTAAGCTATGCCAACAGCTGCTTCAACCCTTTCCTGTACGCCTTTCTGGATGAAAGCTTCCGGAGGAGCTTTCGAAGACTGATCGATCGCAGAGCCACCTCATaa